The Grus americana isolate bGruAme1 chromosome 29, bGruAme1.mat, whole genome shotgun sequence genome contains the following window.
ATTGTTCCTGGCTGCAGAAATtacagctattttatttttaattaaaaaatagcttAAGGTTTGGTTTAAGCAATCTCGTATTTCAAGGAGATTCTCAAATAAATTGCCCTAGTCTTTTTTAGCTTCACCAACCCTGTCCATTCCTCCATACTTCTCCATATTCTGAGGGATTAGCAggcttttctcaaaaataatttcctctatAGCAGCTGGTATATAGCAGCTATTTGAGGAATTAATTTGCATAACAGTATCCAtagattattttaatctttttattattattattccttcaTTCAAGCttggaaaacacaaaatactCTTAAAATCAGActatgagtttaaaaaaaaatgtaaaaatgttttcagagatGTCTATAGCCTTccttgaaaataattacaataattaTTGTTCTAACTCCAGCCACTTTGTTGTACAGTCAGAATGACTTAATGGCCTGATCTTTGAGATGAATTAAAGTGAGTGAATCAGAAGTTCACAGctttttttatataatcaaGGGCAGACCTATATATTCAGGTTataattaaaactttttgcATAATGGGAGAACATCCTCCTGAGACACCTGTGAGTGACTAAATGtctaaaaacaaaattcttaaTCAAAATGGAACTGGAAGCTTACTCACAATAACCCCCACCTAATGGCTCCAGACACAAAAGCGACTCTAAAAATCTGTGCATAGAGAAACAGGCACACAGAAAATGGAAGTTTCCCTGGCAAGAGGCATgccatttgcaaaaaaattttGAACTATAATTAATTAGCTTATTATAAGGAAACAGATGCCTCAGAGGCTTTGAGCAGTTGAACAAATCTGTAAAAGTTCTTGCAACTCAGAGCCCTCCTATACCATTCCCTTCTCCCACCACTCACAACAGCTCTGATAGTTCTCACTTTTATCTCAGACCTCATTCTTAACTAATTGCACTAATATAGATGCTTATTAACAGCAGCTCATCAACAGCATTAGCAACAGCCTGTGTATCCTACACAGCCATTCGTAGCTCACACAATAACCTAGGGCACCTGGTTCCAGGCCACGGAGAGTGGATGCTGCTAATGCCCTCACTGTATTACCAATTTCTGGCTTACTGCTTAAAACAAAAGATGTAGCTGTAGCTTAAGGTTGTTTTGTTCAGTCAGGCTGGATGCCTCTGCGTAGCGTTGCTGTTTCTATTGCAACCCATCACTTGTTATTTGCTGTAATTTGCTGTTTGGCCCAGGCAGCTGAATAGTACAGGCTGTGTGTGTAATCTGAGTTGCCTTTTGGAGTAGGCAAAGCCTGTGACTTGAGCTTCACAACTTCTTGCTGCTCAGATAGCTCCCCTGAAGGCAAAGGTGTTCAAATACAGGTAGATATGCAGCCCTCAAAGTTCATACCTTAACATAGCTATTTTCATTGTTAATGTTATTCAAATACTGTTATGAAGCACTTTAAAATGACTGAAGTTTGAGGTTTGGTTTTGCATCTTACTGTGGTCTAATAAGCTTAAACAATTTATGTCACAATTTCCCTTTTTGTCAAAAAGTAAATGTAACTAACTACTGCATACAGATCTGTGGAGTATTTCTGTAAAGAATCAGGTGTAACGTGGTCATTATGCTGGAATTCAATGGGGAACAgtagaagaaaacaacaacaaaaaataatttacactgGAGGGAAGAAATTATCTACTCACCAGAAACTCTGCGAAACACCACACCCACAATGGGTGGGCTTTAGTTAGTTTTCAAATATgtttgaataatttttcaaatgcagattttaatTATAGTTCACATTGTAAGAGTGCGATTAGTATTTCTCTGCCCGTGGCCCTGTGTGTCAGATCCACCTTCCTTGCAGAACGATGTTTTGGTGCCACCAAGGCTGATGGATATGTACTTGTAATCCATCGCCTCAGAGGAAGGGATTGCCTATAATCATTGGTATAAACCCTTTTCACAaggcatcttttctttctgacaagGGTTACATGAGATATCACTCACCTGCATTTTGCTGCAATTGCATGCCAGGTTCCTGATTTTACCTTTATTTCCATTAGTCATTTAGGAAGGAAAGGACCACAGCCTACTTGTTTGGAGCTGGAGACCCAGGACTAACACACATTCATTTAAAACCTTTCCATCCCAGTAAGAAAACAAGGCTTTTCATACTCAAAACAAACTTTGAAATTACAGACCTTTGCATGGAGTGAAAATTCAGCCTGTCCTTTAACTCCACAGATGCCTGCAACCTGTGAGCGTACACGAGTACCTCTGCCAAACCCAACTATTTCAGCACCAGCCCATGAAGATCCGCGCAGGAGCTCGGTTTACAACATGAGACGCATATCTTCATTTAAGTAGCCTTAGATAGGTTGGcattaattgcaaaaatattcaaTAAAATTTGCAGGGGGGGAGTAGGTCTTCTCTTAGAGCATTCCCCCCAAACTCCCTATGATCTTTCTTCTTTGGGGTCCCACTTTGCTCAGACCGTGGCCATCAGAAACGCTTTCTGATGAACAAGAGGAAATTGATACCAAGCGGTTTAAGTGCAGTggtgaaagggaaggaaatgtaGCAAATCCATAGTACTTGTAGCCAAAGTACCCACTCTGTGTCTGCTTTGCTACAATATCTCTAATTTATTTCCGCTACAAGCATTTACTGTGTTACAAAGCATGTACTTTGTTTATATATTGTTCCCAAAGTTTCCTGGCGGTAAAATGATTTCTTGGCATAGAGGTCATCAGCCAAATCCTTACTTCTAGTGAACTTGGAAAAGTAGCTTTCAATTAATAAAAGAGAGGAACAGTAAGATATTTTACAAAAAGCGAGCTGCTAAAAGTTTTTCAAACAAAGACCAGGAGACTTGGATTGTGATGCAGCATAACTTTAATGAgagcaaaaagcagaataaaaaaagtacaaaGTATAAGTATATATTTCTAGGATTCAGTAAGACAACAACTAATATGTCTTTACATCCTGGGTTTCttttctcagtgctgctgtgaACTGGGACAATAAGGTTCCAtctacagcaacagaaaaaaaaaaatgtttcatcagAAGTATGAAGTATTCAAAGAATAAGACAAGCAAAGGCCTGATTTTAGGAGATGCCAAACTCCCACAGCTCCATTAACTGGGGTTGTGGGTATCTAACATCACATCTGAAAACCATGGCCATGAGCTCAGTCCTGCATCGGGTCGTGCTTCAGCGTTCCTGGTCATTTCTTCCTGCTTGCTCCTCACGCTTTAGCACGGCCCATAGAAGCCACTGCGGTAGGTGTTGTAGCGACGGTAGGGCCGGCTGTACCCACTGCCCAAGCCTGAATAGCTCCCAAATCCCAAGGAATTCCCAGAGGAAATGGGCACTCCCTCAGAGCTGAGGGTGCTGCCCACGGCTGCAGAGGTGGTGGATCCCACAGCGGTGttctgggggaaggagctgaggatgggtccgggcagggtcaccaccacagGAGGGGGTTGAATCACATACGTCgagtcctggcactgcctgttgcagggctcgttgcagctgtttgCCAGCGGGGTTGGGCTGCAGGGGGTGGGAGGACACAGGTCGTAGCAAGACATGTCTGTGGGATGGAAGTAAATCTGAAATACAGGGAAGAAAGTAAACGCAATATAAAAGCTGTATTGAGTTTATAAAAGTCATGTAAGAGGACAACATATATGAAAGTGCCCAGGGAAGGTGGTCAGAGAGATAATCACTTATTAAATCAAAATCCACAGCAGGCAGTCTGTAAATAGCATAGAGgtttctcttatttttagaaGGCTGCTGGAGGatgtctctgctctgcagctggccTCTGAGTGGTGGTGCCAGTCATGGTAAAGTTTGCCCTAACCCTCATCAGCAAAGGTATTTCCCATTCTTTGGGAGCTTCCCTTTGCACTGTCTCTCTGGAGAAGGTGTAATTGCGCCAGGAGATGGAGAACAGCAGCTGGAGCTCTCATCAGGCGTGGAAATGAGCTGAACATTGACACACAACTGGGTTTAGTGCCTTAATGCTAGAACTCAGTGTCTAATAGCCCAATCAGCAACATTTGCAGATCTATAGAAAAGTGTGTAGAGAAGCATCCTTTGCTCCCAAATGTCATATGACCAGAACAGGCAAACTTGGAGTGCGCAGAAGGATTATTCTCCTGATCGGGGGTTTCTGCCTTGATTTTAATTCGATGTATTTGAGGGATCTGCTGGGATCCCTGCTTTTCTGCCTGTGGAAAACAGGACTTGGCGATAGATCCTGGAACTCAGCACAATGGTggttggtggggtttgggtggttggttgttggtttttttcctagtccCAGTTTCTTAAGATGAGACTGTATTTCCAACCAGGTTCATTAGCGTTGGTCTCTAAAATGGAGCATGAAGCTGCT
Protein-coding sequences here:
- the LOC129197663 gene encoding feather keratin 4-like, coding for MSCYDLCPPTPCSPTPLANSCNEPCNRQCQDSTYVIQPPPVVVTLPGPILSSFPQNTAVGSTTSAAVGSTLSSEGVPISSGNSLGFGSYSGLGSGYSRPYRRYNTYRSGFYGPC